The following coding sequences are from one Rhineura floridana isolate rRhiFlo1 chromosome 2, rRhiFlo1.hap2, whole genome shotgun sequence window:
- the CXCR4 gene encoding C-X-C chemokine receptor type 4: MESGMDLFSGFSIFLSENSTDEPGSGDDGNYQEVCLDQENADFNRIFLPTVFSIIFLTGIIGNGLVIVVMGYQKKLRSMTDKYRLHLSVADLLFVITLPFWSVDAVISWYFGNFLCKMVHVIYTVNLYSSVLILAFISLDRYLAIVHATNSQRPRKLLAERIVYIGVWLPAVLLTVPDIIFASTSELGGKYVCQRFYPHNWLISFRFQHILVGLVLPGLIILTCYCIIISKLSHSKGHQKRKALKTTVILIVAFFACWLPYYIGITIDTFILLGFIKNGCLFEAVVHKWISITEALAFFHCCLNPILYAFLGAKFKTSAQNALTSVSRGSSLKILSKGKRGGHSSVSTESESSSFHSS; this comes from the exons ATGGAATCGGGCATGGAT CTGTTTTCTGGATTCTCTATTTTTCTGTCTGAAAATAGTACTGACGAGCCAGGCTCTGGTGACGATGGGAACTATCAAGAGGTGTGTTTGGACCAGGAAAATGCCGATTTCAACCGGATCTTCCTGCCCACAGTCTTCTCCATCATTTTCTTGACGGGAATCATTGGCAATGGCTTGGTTATTGTTGTCATGGGCTATCAGAAGAAGCTGAGGAGCATGACTGACAAGTATAGGCTACATCTGTCCGTGGCTGACCTCCTGTTCGTCATCACTTtgcccttctggtctgtggatgCTGTGATCAGCTGGTACTTCGGGAACTTCTTGTGCAAAATGGTCCATGTCATTTACACCGTCAACCTCTATAGCAGTGTCCTGATCTTGGCCTTCATAAGCTTAGATCGGTATCTGGCCATTGTGCATGCTACCAATAGCCAGAGACCCAGAAAGTTGTTGGCGGAAAGGATTGTCTACATAGGCGTTTGGCTACCAGCTGTGCTTCTGACTGTGCCCGATATCATCTTTGCTAGTACTAGTGAGCTAGGTGGAAAATACGTGTGCCAGCGATTTTACCCTCATAACTGGCTGATTTCCTTCAGATTTCAACATATTTTAGTAGGCCTTGTCCTGCCTGGTCTTATAATCCTGACTTGCTACTGTATTATCATTTCTAAGCTGTCACACTCAAAAGGCCATCAGAAGCGCAAAGCTTTGAAGACCACAGTCATCCTTATCGTTGCCTTCTTTGCCTGCTGGCTGCCATACTACATTGGCATCACCATAGACACTTTTATCCTCCTTGGATTCATCAAGAATGGCTGTCTCTTTGAGGCAGTAGTGCACAAATGGATCTCCATAACTGAAGCCCTGGCGTTTTTCCATTGTTGCCTGAATCCCATCCTTTATGCTTTCCTGGGTGCCAAGTTCAAGACATCGGCCCAAAATGCTTTGACCTCTGTTAGCAGAGGCTCAAGCCTTAAGATCCTTTCCAAAGGCAAGAGAGGGGGACATTCTTCTGTTTCGACTGAGTCAGAGTCTTCGAGTTTCCATTCCAGCTAA